A stretch of the Arthrobacter stackebrandtii genome encodes the following:
- a CDS encoding O-antigen ligase family protein, producing the protein MLKITKNAGTPGHPVHSARPKASDAVTVLTFYLLVLLVVPSDRRVAALGGAGAPAGLFALASLLWWCWHHIQHPHAAWTRRFQPVRTAMFVYCAAVAASYAMASLSALPPTDISVADMGLLRVAAFAGILLVANDGVPSGERFLVLIRRLCLLAGLYAGLGLVQFFTGISIVDSIQIPGLTSSAVGGTEARAGFIRADATAMHPLEYAMVLVMALPFCLTLALYDKKRSAFLRWFPVAAIALSSVLSVTRSALLGLVAVVLVLLPTWPRAARRGMIAAFAVVLVGVYVAVPGMMGTIVGMFSGGSSSVSSRTSSYDTVVGFVELSPFFGRGFGTFLPSYRILDNQYLSAAIETGLVGIIALLLVIVCAGAVALAGSRREPDPLLKHLGTALLASTIGGALLTAFFDCFAFPQACGMLFLVLGLCGSYWNLTRNSVPAKPVAAP; encoded by the coding sequence ATGTTGAAAATTACCAAGAACGCCGGGACACCGGGGCACCCCGTGCATTCTGCCCGGCCGAAGGCGTCGGACGCCGTCACGGTCCTGACCTTTTACCTGCTGGTCCTGCTGGTGGTGCCCTCCGACCGGCGCGTGGCTGCGCTGGGCGGGGCAGGCGCCCCGGCAGGACTGTTTGCCCTGGCCTCGCTGCTGTGGTGGTGCTGGCACCACATCCAGCACCCGCACGCGGCCTGGACCCGGCGGTTCCAGCCCGTGCGCACCGCCATGTTTGTCTACTGTGCTGCGGTGGCAGCCAGCTATGCCATGGCGTCGCTGAGCGCCCTGCCTCCCACCGACATCAGCGTTGCAGACATGGGCCTGCTGCGGGTTGCCGCCTTTGCCGGGATCCTGCTCGTGGCCAACGACGGGGTGCCCAGCGGGGAACGGTTCCTCGTGCTGATCCGGCGCCTGTGCCTGCTCGCCGGCCTCTATGCGGGGCTGGGGCTGGTGCAGTTCTTCACGGGGATCAGCATCGTCGACTCCATCCAGATCCCGGGCCTGACGTCGTCGGCCGTGGGCGGCACGGAGGCCCGCGCCGGCTTCATCAGGGCAGATGCCACGGCCATGCACCCCCTGGAATATGCCATGGTGCTGGTCATGGCGCTGCCGTTCTGCCTGACCCTGGCACTGTATGACAAGAAGCGTTCGGCCTTCCTGCGGTGGTTTCCCGTGGCAGCCATAGCCCTCTCCTCCGTCCTGTCCGTCACCCGCTCCGCACTGCTGGGGCTGGTGGCGGTGGTCCTGGTCCTGCTGCCCACATGGCCCCGTGCCGCCCGGCGCGGCATGATCGCGGCCTTTGCCGTGGTCCTGGTCGGTGTCTATGTTGCCGTGCCCGGCATGATGGGCACCATCGTGGGCATGTTCTCGGGCGGCTCCTCCAGCGTCAGCTCGCGGACCAGCAGCTATGACACCGTCGTTGGCTTCGTTGAGCTCAGCCCGTTCTTTGGCCGGGGCTTTGGCACCTTTCTGCCCTCCTACCGGATCCTAGACAACCAGTACCTCAGCGCTGCAATAGAGACGGGGCTCGTGGGGATCATCGCGCTGCTGCTGGTCATCGTCTGCGCCGGGGCGGTGGCCCTTGCCGGCAGCCGGCGGGAACCGGACCCGCTGCTCAAACACCTGGGGACTGCGCTGCTCGCCTCCACAATTGGCGGGGCGCTGCTGACGGCCTTTTTTGACTGCTTTGCCTTTCCCCAGGCCTGCGGCATGCTGTTCCTGGTGCTGGGGTTGTGCGGGTCGTACTGGAACCTGACCCGGAACTCCGTGCCGGCCAAGCCGGTGGCTGCACCATGA
- a CDS encoding glycosyltransferase yields the protein MNATVDHVLLTRFNLPSVGVESTVRAHEGWLRQRVALFERYCLPSVMAQDTQDFHWISYFDPESPSWLRHRIAEWESASALTPVFRESVSHGELMDDLHHLTGGRRQQLLTTNLDNDDGLAGDFVSRLQRMPAAGPRSALYFSRGLIKHGSAVYLRTDRDNAFCSVRENWEAPLGCWADWHNRLGLHMPVVEISGQPAWLQVIHDLNVSNRIHGRRVAPDPYLPAFGALLEDAAGTSRRDVVMDAVWNAPRRAARETLRAAVKKSVMTVAGKEGLDRFKAGLAARK from the coding sequence ATGAATGCCACCGTGGACCACGTCCTCCTGACCCGGTTCAACCTGCCCTCCGTCGGGGTGGAAAGCACCGTGCGGGCCCATGAAGGCTGGCTGCGCCAGCGCGTCGCGTTGTTTGAACGCTACTGCCTGCCCTCCGTCATGGCCCAGGACACCCAGGACTTCCACTGGATCAGCTATTTTGACCCGGAGTCGCCGTCGTGGCTCCGGCACCGGATTGCGGAGTGGGAGTCGGCCTCGGCCCTGACACCGGTCTTCCGCGAGTCAGTCAGCCACGGCGAACTCATGGATGACCTCCACCACCTGACCGGCGGGCGGCGGCAGCAGCTGCTGACCACCAACCTGGACAACGACGACGGGCTGGCCGGCGACTTTGTCTCCCGCCTGCAGCGCATGCCGGCCGCCGGCCCGCGCAGCGCCCTGTACTTCAGCCGGGGCCTGATCAAGCACGGCAGCGCGGTGTACCTGAGGACAGACAGGGACAACGCCTTCTGCTCCGTCCGCGAAAACTGGGAAGCACCACTGGGCTGCTGGGCCGACTGGCACAACAGGCTGGGACTGCACATGCCCGTCGTCGAAATTTCCGGGCAGCCGGCCTGGCTGCAGGTCATCCACGACCTCAACGTCAGCAACAGGATCCACGGGCGCAGGGTGGCCCCGGACCCGTACCTGCCGGCCTTCGGTGCACTGCTTGAGGACGCCGCAGGCACCAGCCGCAGGGATGTCGTCATGGATGCCGTCTGGAACGCACCCAGGCGCGCTGCCAGGGAAACGCTTCGGGCCGCGGTCAAGAAATCTGTCATGACCGTGGCAGGGAAGGAAGGGCTGGACCGGTTCAAGGCCGGGCTGGCTGCCAGAAAGTAA
- a CDS encoding glycosyltransferase, giving the protein MKAREAVRKSVAAYQNWSDLRWRKPPRLHVGAAAGDPAVYYLAPMETKPSGGVKVIYQHVDALRDLGIRAAVLHAKEGFRCDWFENQTPVVSAATVKLKANDILAVPECYGPTLHLFPPEVRKVVFNQGPHHTFDRIPFTDTAAGHPYRTAGNLAALLTVSRDGAELLKYAFDPLPVGVVRNVVDGRVFTTRTGPAPRRIAYMPSRRPEELHQLRHLLRAVGVGMPGGWELLEIANMDESQVAAAMRSSAIFLSLSERDGFGLPPAEAMASGAYVVGYAGGGGREFFDPSYCTPAVDTTTLLRGLLDAMDMPDAEREERGLKASAAILNHYTADGLRADLETFYGEVL; this is encoded by the coding sequence ATGAAGGCGCGTGAAGCCGTGCGGAAATCCGTGGCCGCCTACCAAAACTGGTCCGACCTGCGCTGGCGCAAGCCGCCGCGCCTGCACGTGGGCGCAGCCGCCGGCGACCCGGCCGTTTACTACCTGGCCCCCATGGAGACGAAGCCCAGCGGCGGCGTCAAGGTGATCTACCAGCACGTCGACGCCCTCCGGGACCTGGGCATCCGGGCCGCCGTGCTGCACGCCAAGGAGGGCTTCCGCTGCGACTGGTTTGAAAACCAGACCCCGGTGGTCTCGGCCGCCACGGTGAAACTGAAGGCCAACGACATCCTTGCCGTCCCGGAATGTTACGGCCCCACACTGCACCTGTTTCCGCCGGAGGTCCGCAAGGTCGTCTTCAACCAGGGCCCGCACCACACCTTCGACAGGATTCCGTTCACGGACACCGCGGCCGGGCACCCCTACCGCACGGCCGGCAACTTGGCGGCGCTGCTGACCGTCTCCCGCGACGGGGCGGAACTGCTGAAATACGCCTTTGACCCGCTGCCCGTGGGTGTGGTCCGCAACGTGGTGGACGGGCGTGTTTTCACCACGCGGACGGGACCGGCCCCGCGTCGCATCGCCTACATGCCCTCGCGCCGCCCCGAAGAGCTCCACCAGCTCAGGCACCTGCTGCGTGCCGTGGGGGTCGGCATGCCCGGAGGCTGGGAGCTGCTGGAGATTGCCAACATGGACGAGTCCCAGGTGGCGGCCGCCATGCGGTCCAGCGCCATCTTCCTCAGCCTCAGCGAGCGCGACGGCTTCGGCCTGCCGCCGGCCGAGGCAATGGCCTCGGGCGCCTACGTCGTCGGCTACGCGGGAGGCGGGGGGCGGGAATTCTTCGACCCGTCTTACTGCACCCCCGCCGTGGACACCACCACGCTGCTGCGCGGGCTCCTCGATGCCATGGACATGCCCGATGCAGAGCGCGAGGAACGGGGGCTCAAGGCCTCGGCCGCAATCTTGAACCACTACACGGCGGACGGTCTCCGCGCCGACTTGGAGACTTTTTATGGGGAGGTACTGTGA
- a CDS encoding glycosyltransferase family 4 protein: MRIGLLYPAAQPLDPRNWSGTPAGLAGGLAANGVDLVPLAAAVPPGLHQGVALASRLGGHRGAVADRMPVRQWARTRALHRSVQAAGPLDAIVAMGTEMYDLRAAVAGAAPCISYDDGTLAQMWANPESDISQAGFADRHVRAWIGRQAASSGAAQLCAVSTRWAAASFAADYLIDPERIAVVGMGHRPRTAAAGNRSWDTPRYLFVGVDWQRKNGAAVLEAFARVRQDFPAATLDVVGGHPALDAPGVTGHGMISRDDAPGQRTLDGLYAAATCFVLPSRFDPSPISCLEAGSAGLPVIATTVGGAAELLPGGSLVVDPLDTGAIAAAMRTLADPARARSMGAAARQAAANCSWQHVGARILDAALALPRQGAPAHGGNQAADSARGVGGGSHEGA, encoded by the coding sequence ATGCGCATTGGACTTCTGTATCCTGCGGCCCAGCCGCTGGACCCGCGGAACTGGTCGGGAACTCCGGCCGGCCTGGCGGGGGGCCTCGCCGCCAACGGCGTGGACCTGGTGCCGCTGGCCGCCGCGGTTCCGCCCGGCCTCCACCAGGGCGTCGCGCTGGCGTCCCGCCTGGGCGGGCACCGCGGCGCCGTCGCGGACAGGATGCCGGTGCGCCAATGGGCCCGCACGCGCGCGCTGCACCGGAGCGTCCAGGCGGCAGGCCCCCTGGACGCCATCGTGGCCATGGGCACGGAAATGTACGATCTCCGCGCCGCCGTTGCCGGGGCCGCCCCGTGCATCAGCTACGACGACGGAACCCTCGCCCAGATGTGGGCCAACCCCGAATCCGACATCAGCCAGGCCGGATTTGCAGACCGCCACGTCCGGGCCTGGATCGGCCGGCAGGCCGCGTCCAGCGGCGCCGCGCAATTGTGCGCCGTCAGCACCCGGTGGGCAGCCGCCTCCTTCGCCGCCGACTACCTCATCGACCCGGAACGCATCGCCGTGGTGGGCATGGGCCACCGTCCGCGCACCGCGGCAGCCGGTAACCGCAGCTGGGACACCCCGCGCTACCTGTTTGTCGGCGTGGACTGGCAGCGCAAGAACGGTGCCGCCGTGCTGGAGGCCTTTGCCAGGGTCCGGCAGGACTTTCCCGCAGCCACCCTCGACGTCGTCGGAGGGCACCCCGCCCTGGACGCCCCGGGAGTCACCGGACACGGCATGATTTCACGGGACGATGCGCCGGGCCAGCGCACGCTTGACGGGCTGTACGCTGCGGCCACCTGCTTCGTCCTCCCCAGCCGCTTCGACCCCTCCCCGATCTCCTGCCTGGAAGCCGGATCGGCCGGGCTGCCCGTCATCGCCACCACCGTGGGCGGCGCCGCGGAGCTGCTGCCTGGCGGAAGCCTCGTGGTGGATCCCCTGGACACCGGCGCCATTGCAGCGGCGATGCGCACACTCGCCGACCCCGCACGTGCACGGTCCATGGGAGCCGCGGCACGGCAGGCTGCGGCGAACTGCTCATGGCAGCACGTTGGAGCCCGCATCCTCGACGCCGCCCTGGCCCTGCCCCGCCAGGGTGCACCGGCGCACGGCGGCAACCAGGCAGCGGACAGTGCGCGGGGCGTTGGGGGTGGCAGCCATGAAGGCGCGTGA
- a CDS encoding glycosyltransferase family 4 protein yields the protein MTKVLVQLNNLALGGTQINAVDMAWALTARGYDSVLAGPVDTLPRNGPSLFDIAAERGVPLETFERPRSTRAGAAAMSRLAERHGADIVHIYGSWTARAALWGPCLLGRRPLALTIYEMAVDPGTPRSPALVVGTRYLAEDLAGRAEGVELISPPVDLDRDAPSGTAGRAFAQHHGLEQGRLKIVTVTRLDESMKSLSVNLAIDAMDRMGDVGADLVIVGTGDAEAGIRARAAQVNARHGRPLVVLTGPMSDPRGAYDAADVVVGMGGSAARGLAFAKPLVVTGEFGWFKTFTPATSDGLFRNSFWSDEARTDAVEQLIECLRPLLADAGLRESLGAFSRDFATASFGLQAMADRQAAVYERLLRHYGPRAWSRELPLEAANVVRGARDRLVRMRSRTTGHGRRVATMGGGN from the coding sequence ATGACCAAGGTCCTGGTGCAGCTGAACAACCTGGCGCTCGGCGGAACACAGATCAACGCCGTGGACATGGCATGGGCGCTGACGGCCCGCGGATACGACTCCGTCCTGGCCGGACCGGTGGACACGCTGCCGCGGAACGGGCCCAGCCTGTTCGACATCGCCGCCGAACGCGGCGTGCCGCTGGAAACCTTTGAGCGGCCCCGCAGCACGCGGGCCGGGGCAGCAGCCATGTCGCGGCTGGCCGAGCGCCACGGCGCGGACATCGTGCACATCTACGGTTCCTGGACCGCGCGGGCAGCCCTGTGGGGCCCGTGCCTGCTAGGCCGGCGCCCGCTGGCCCTGACCATCTACGAAATGGCGGTGGACCCCGGCACCCCGCGCAGTCCCGCCCTGGTCGTCGGCACCCGGTACCTCGCCGAAGACCTGGCCGGCCGGGCTGAGGGCGTGGAGCTGATCAGCCCGCCCGTGGACCTGGACCGCGACGCCCCGTCCGGCACGGCCGGTCGGGCCTTTGCCCAACACCACGGACTGGAGCAGGGGCGGCTGAAGATTGTCACCGTCACCCGGCTGGATGAGTCCATGAAGTCACTCAGCGTGAATCTGGCCATCGACGCCATGGACCGCATGGGGGATGTGGGGGCGGACCTGGTCATCGTGGGCACGGGTGATGCAGAAGCAGGCATCAGGGCCCGTGCGGCGCAGGTCAATGCCCGGCACGGCCGGCCACTGGTTGTCCTGACAGGGCCGATGTCGGATCCCCGCGGCGCCTATGATGCAGCCGACGTCGTCGTGGGCATGGGCGGCTCGGCCGCCCGCGGGCTCGCCTTTGCAAAGCCGCTCGTGGTGACGGGGGAATTTGGCTGGTTCAAGACGTTCACCCCGGCCACGTCCGACGGGCTGTTCCGCAACAGCTTCTGGTCTGACGAAGCCCGGACCGACGCCGTCGAACAGCTCATTGAATGCCTGCGGCCCCTGCTGGCCGACGCCGGGCTGCGGGAATCGCTCGGTGCATTCAGCCGGGACTTCGCCACAGCCAGCTTCGGCCTGCAGGCCATGGCAGACAGGCAGGCCGCCGTGTACGAGCGGCTGCTCCGGCACTACGGCCCGCGCGCCTGGAGCCGGGAACTGCCACTGGAAGCCGCCAACGTTGTCCGCGGCGCGCGCGACCGGCTGGTCCGGATGCGCAGCCGCACCACAGGGCACGGGCGCCGCGTGGCCACCATGGGGGGAGGAAACTGA
- a CDS encoding oligosaccharide flippase family protein, whose protein sequence is MTTHTPGLPVMAASTTGGSAEGSGALVTDVRRGALWTGASTMLLRISNIALMAVVARIVAPDELGVFALAVTVQAVLVSMAELGVASVIARTEIDIDKIAPTVVTISVTTSLVLGSLMALGAEPLAVFLGSPDAAGPIRIMALCVAMIGPFAVPGAQLQRDFRQDLLFRANILAFLPSAAVLVLLALGGDGASAFAWSRVAGQLVAGVIMVLSIKRNYLPGFEPAFLRPLLRFGLPLAAANILSQVLLNVDYVFVGRMMGEADVGLYMLAFNVCMWSGAVIGAMLNGIVLPAFSTVLRDGGDTSAAIAAGLRTVALVACPLAAFTCAFATPLITTIYGGQWAAAGPVLAVLSFYGVVSVIGVLFANIIIATGRTGVLFLVQAIALAFLVPALAAGIHLGGLVGIGVAHLAVISLVTLPVYLTALHRSTGVRLGQLARAMVRPVLAATAAALLALLLTAPIGTDILKVAVGGCIGAAVYFLGTRSHIMALLPRRAGREPALQAGGTP, encoded by the coding sequence ATGACCACCCACACTCCGGGGCTGCCCGTGATGGCCGCGTCCACGACTGGCGGGTCCGCCGAAGGATCAGGCGCCCTCGTCACGGACGTGCGCCGCGGGGCGCTCTGGACTGGTGCCAGCACCATGCTGCTGCGCATCAGCAACATCGCCCTGATGGCGGTGGTGGCCCGGATCGTGGCGCCTGACGAGCTGGGTGTCTTTGCCCTGGCCGTCACGGTGCAGGCCGTCCTGGTCAGCATGGCTGAGCTCGGGGTTGCCTCCGTCATCGCCCGGACCGAGATCGACATCGACAAGATTGCACCCACCGTGGTGACCATCTCCGTCACCACCAGCCTGGTGCTCGGCTCGCTCATGGCGCTCGGCGCCGAGCCGCTCGCCGTCTTTCTTGGCTCGCCCGACGCCGCCGGGCCCATCAGGATCATGGCCCTCTGCGTGGCCATGATCGGCCCGTTTGCCGTCCCCGGCGCCCAGCTGCAGCGCGACTTCCGCCAGGACCTGTTGTTCCGGGCCAACATCCTCGCCTTCCTGCCCTCCGCCGCAGTGCTGGTGCTGCTGGCCCTCGGCGGCGACGGCGCCTCGGCCTTTGCCTGGTCGCGCGTGGCCGGCCAGCTGGTGGCGGGCGTCATCATGGTCCTGTCGATCAAGCGGAACTACCTCCCCGGATTTGAGCCGGCCTTCCTGCGCCCGCTCCTTCGGTTCGGGCTGCCCCTGGCCGCCGCCAACATCCTGAGCCAGGTGCTGCTGAACGTGGACTACGTGTTCGTCGGGCGGATGATGGGCGAGGCCGACGTCGGCCTGTACATGCTGGCCTTCAACGTCTGCATGTGGTCCGGGGCTGTCATTGGCGCCATGCTCAACGGCATCGTGCTGCCCGCCTTTTCCACGGTGCTTCGCGACGGCGGGGACACCTCCGCCGCCATCGCCGCCGGACTGCGCACGGTGGCGCTCGTGGCCTGCCCCCTCGCCGCCTTCACCTGCGCCTTTGCCACGCCCCTCATCACCACCATCTACGGAGGCCAGTGGGCGGCGGCCGGGCCCGTCCTTGCCGTGCTGTCCTTCTACGGGGTGGTCTCCGTCATCGGCGTCCTGTTCGCCAACATCATCATCGCCACCGGCCGCACAGGTGTGCTGTTCCTCGTCCAGGCCATCGCCCTGGCCTTCCTCGTTCCCGCCCTGGCCGCCGGCATCCACTTGGGCGGGCTCGTGGGGATCGGCGTGGCCCACCTGGCCGTCATCAGCCTGGTCACCCTGCCCGTCTACCTCACCGCGCTGCACCGCTCCACCGGCGTCCGCCTGGGCCAGCTGGCCCGTGCCATGGTCCGGCCCGTGCTCGCCGCGACCGCCGCGGCGCTCCTGGCCCTGCTGCTGACCGCCCCGATCGGCACGGACATCCTCAAGGTCGCGGTTGGCGGCTGCATCGGCGCTGCCGTGTACTTCCTGGGCACCCGCAGCCACATCATGGCGCTGCTGCCGCGGCGTGCAGGCCGGGAGCCCGCGCTCCAGGCGGGAGGGACGCCATGA
- a CDS encoding DegT/DnrJ/EryC1/StrS family aminotransferase, whose translation MSLTDTAHVDMGHIPLVDLPAQMAEIAGDIAQELGEVLRTAAFIGGPAVSRFEDAYARFTGTAHCIGTANGTDALELALRAAGVRPGGEVILPANTFVATAEAVARIGALPVLVDVDPGHLLIDPDAAAAAVTGRTQAIVPVHLFGQLAPMPQILDIALAAGIPVVEDAAQSQGAEWHGQVSGSFGTAAATSFYPGKNLGAAGDAGAVTTGDPDLAATVRMLGAHGSSEKYVHDVVGMNSRLDTVQAVVLDAKLAHLPRWNGLRREAAARYGALLADVPGVSAPQGRDGYTDAWHLYVVQLENRDGVLARLNGAGIGAGIHYPTPIHLTKAFSYLGKGAGDFPVAEAAAGRILSLPLFPHITQAQQERVADAVARAVRQVRLQ comes from the coding sequence ATGTCACTCACCGACACCGCACACGTGGACATGGGGCACATCCCGCTCGTTGACCTGCCGGCCCAGATGGCGGAGATCGCCGGGGACATTGCACAGGAGCTTGGCGAGGTCCTGCGCACGGCCGCCTTCATCGGCGGGCCCGCCGTGTCCCGCTTCGAGGACGCCTACGCACGCTTCACCGGAACCGCACACTGCATCGGCACGGCCAACGGCACCGACGCCCTGGAACTGGCACTGCGCGCTGCCGGCGTGCGCCCCGGCGGGGAGGTCATCCTGCCCGCCAACACCTTCGTGGCCACCGCCGAGGCCGTGGCCCGCATCGGCGCCCTTCCCGTCCTCGTCGACGTGGACCCGGGGCACCTGCTGATCGACCCTGACGCAGCCGCCGCAGCCGTGACGGGCAGGACGCAGGCCATCGTGCCCGTGCACCTGTTCGGCCAGCTGGCACCCATGCCGCAGATCCTGGACATCGCGCTCGCAGCCGGCATCCCGGTGGTGGAGGACGCCGCCCAGTCGCAGGGCGCCGAATGGCACGGGCAGGTGTCCGGATCCTTCGGCACGGCCGCGGCCACCAGCTTCTACCCGGGCAAGAACCTCGGTGCCGCCGGCGACGCCGGTGCCGTCACCACCGGCGACCCCGACCTCGCCGCCACGGTGCGCATGCTGGGAGCGCACGGCAGCAGCGAAAAGTACGTTCACGACGTCGTCGGCATGAACTCCCGGCTGGACACCGTCCAGGCGGTGGTACTGGACGCCAAGCTGGCGCACCTGCCCCGCTGGAACGGCCTGCGCCGGGAGGCGGCGGCACGCTACGGCGCCCTGCTGGCCGATGTTCCCGGCGTCTCGGCGCCTCAGGGCAGGGACGGCTACACGGATGCCTGGCACCTTTATGTGGTGCAGCTGGAGAACCGCGACGGCGTGCTGGCGCGGCTCAACGGGGCCGGCATCGGCGCCGGCATCCACTACCCGACCCCGATCCACCTGACCAAGGCGTTTTCCTATTTGGGCAAGGGTGCCGGCGACTTCCCCGTGGCCGAGGCCGCCGCCGGGCGGATCCTGTCCCTGCCGCTGTTCCCGCACATCACACAGGCGCAGCAGGAACGGGTCGCGGACGCCGTGGCCCGGGCCGTGAGGCAGGTGCGGCTGCAATGA
- a CDS encoding NeuD/PglB/VioB family sugar acetyltransferase, whose product MAGLILVAASGLAREVLAATRASDSAHVVGFLDDDPARAGETIDGIPVLGRISDATAYPTESFVLCAGQGAARERIALLLAGLGIGSVRYASVVDGSAVVSEGSTLGAGCILLANVVLTAGVRLGSHVVAMPGVVFTHDDEVDDYATLAAGAALGGGVHIGRGAYLGMNSSVRQKVSVGAGAVVGMGAAVLSDVPDGETWAGVPAHPLSGRPGLPGNNSTDGRH is encoded by the coding sequence ATGGCAGGACTGATCCTGGTGGCCGCCAGCGGCCTGGCCCGCGAGGTCCTCGCCGCCACCCGCGCGTCGGACTCGGCCCACGTGGTGGGCTTCCTCGACGACGACCCCGCCCGCGCCGGCGAAACCATCGACGGCATCCCCGTGCTGGGCCGCATCAGCGACGCCACCGCCTACCCCACGGAGTCGTTCGTGCTCTGCGCCGGGCAGGGGGCCGCACGCGAGCGGATCGCGCTGCTGCTCGCCGGGCTCGGCATCGGCAGCGTCCGGTACGCCTCCGTCGTGGACGGCTCGGCCGTCGTGTCAGAAGGCTCCACCCTCGGGGCCGGCTGCATCCTGCTGGCCAATGTGGTTTTGACCGCGGGCGTCCGGCTCGGCAGCCACGTGGTGGCCATGCCCGGCGTCGTGTTCACGCATGACGACGAGGTGGATGACTACGCCACCCTCGCCGCCGGTGCCGCCCTGGGCGGGGGCGTCCACATCGGCCGCGGCGCCTACCTGGGCATGAACTCCAGTGTGCGGCAAAAGGTGTCAGTGGGGGCGGGCGCCGTCGTCGGCATGGGGGCCGCCGTCCTCAGTGACGTGCCCGACGGCGAAACCTGGGCGGGCGTTCCGGCCCACCCCCTCAGCGGGCGGCCCGGGCTGCCCGGCAACAACTCGACGGACGGGAGGCACTGA
- a CDS encoding DegT/DnrJ/EryC1/StrS family aminotransferase, whose translation MKPWLGQEEADAVAEVIASGWVAQGPRVARFEGEFAAAQGAAHAVATSNCTTALHLALAVAGITAGDDVVVPSFSFIATANAPTYVGARPVFADVEPATGNVTAATIAAALTPATRAVIVVDQGGMPVDLDPIRELCGPRGITVIEDAACGAGSTYRGRPVGAGAEIAAWSFHPRKILTTGEGGMLTTSREDWARRAATLREHAMSASAASRHGSVLAPPEEYTEIGFNFRMTDMQAAVGLVQLGRLPAAVQRRRELAAAYTQALAGVPGLRIPGDPAHGTSNFQSFWLEVLPGYGTTREGLLEHLAGLGISARRGIMAAHRQPAYAGRDTGTAALPVTERLTDNTLILPLFHHMSAEEQQRVIDAVRTGGGQPPWQD comes from the coding sequence ATGAAGCCGTGGCTTGGGCAGGAGGAGGCCGACGCCGTCGCCGAGGTCATCGCCTCGGGCTGGGTGGCGCAGGGCCCGCGGGTGGCGCGGTTTGAGGGCGAGTTTGCCGCGGCGCAGGGGGCGGCACACGCCGTGGCCACCTCCAACTGCACCACCGCCCTGCACCTGGCCCTGGCCGTCGCCGGAATCACGGCCGGGGACGACGTCGTCGTGCCGTCCTTCTCCTTCATCGCCACGGCCAACGCCCCAACGTACGTGGGCGCACGTCCGGTGTTTGCCGACGTCGAGCCCGCAACGGGGAACGTCACGGCCGCAACCATTGCCGCCGCGCTGACACCGGCCACACGCGCCGTCATCGTCGTCGACCAGGGCGGCATGCCGGTGGACCTGGACCCGATCCGGGAACTGTGCGGCCCGCGCGGCATCACCGTCATCGAGGATGCCGCCTGCGGGGCCGGCTCCACGTACCGCGGCCGGCCGGTGGGGGCGGGGGCCGAGATTGCCGCGTGGTCATTCCACCCGCGCAAGATCCTCACCACGGGGGAGGGCGGCATGCTCACCACGTCCCGGGAGGACTGGGCCCGCCGCGCGGCCACGCTGCGCGAGCACGCCATGAGCGCCTCGGCCGCCAGCCGGCACGGCTCGGTGCTGGCACCGCCGGAAGAGTACACGGAGATCGGCTTCAACTTCCGCATGACGGACATGCAGGCCGCCGTCGGGCTGGTCCAGCTGGGGCGCCTGCCCGCAGCCGTGCAGCGCCGCCGCGAACTCGCCGCCGCCTACACGCAGGCGCTCGCAGGCGTTCCAGGGCTGCGCATCCCCGGGGACCCCGCACACGGCACCAGCAACTTCCAGTCGTTCTGGCTCGAGGTGCTCCCCGGCTACGGCACCACCCGGGAGGGCCTGCTGGAACACCTGGCCGGGCTGGGCATCTCCGCCCGCCGCGGCATCATGGCCGCCCACCGCCAGCCCGCCTATGCGGGCCGGGACACGGGCACGGCGGCGCTGCCGGTGACGGAGCGGCTCACCGACAACACCTTGATCCTGCCGCTCTTCCACCACATGAGTGCCGAAGAGCAGCAACGGGTCATTGACGCCGTGCGCACCGGGGGAGGGCAGCCGCCATGGCAGGACTGA